One genomic segment of Catalinimonas alkaloidigena includes these proteins:
- a CDS encoding plastocyanin/azurin family copper-binding protein, whose amino-acid sequence MQSLRNYFFLSFLFLGGGAILSSFFLQQAPEQAKREIIIKAISGLQYDTVRFKMSPGETIKITLINTDEMAHNMVITKPGKREEIVDMALKMGSEAEAKNFIPDAEWILASAPVLKPEEKFSFTFTAPDSEGVYPYVCTYPGHGAIMYGAIYVTSNMMPPLANDENIPPQRRGNTDDNQANKAVHPYPNTFPRMYRAFLPDTGPASIAVGMTNKLSYCWDAGTCRFRYLWKGGFVDMTRAWSGKGKERADIVGTVFYREENEAPFRLGSKDNIPAPEFLGYRMENKYPTFSYRLDGVEVSERITPTLEKPGMKRVMQFKNLKAPIWFVRPKQQGVDIYVNKGKWEGDYLKLSPEEAKEFTIIVTEKKPEI is encoded by the coding sequence ATGCAATCATTACGGAATTACTTTTTTCTTTCTTTCCTGTTTCTGGGAGGGGGAGCCATACTTTCTTCTTTCTTTCTACAGCAAGCGCCTGAACAGGCAAAGCGTGAAATCATCATCAAAGCGATTTCTGGCTTACAGTACGATACGGTACGTTTCAAAATGTCTCCCGGCGAAACCATCAAAATAACACTCATCAATACCGATGAGATGGCACACAATATGGTCATTACTAAGCCCGGGAAGAGGGAAGAAATTGTAGACATGGCCCTCAAAATGGGAAGTGAAGCTGAAGCTAAAAACTTCATACCTGATGCTGAATGGATACTGGCTTCTGCCCCTGTCCTTAAGCCGGAGGAAAAATTCAGCTTCACGTTTACAGCGCCTGATAGTGAAGGTGTCTATCCCTATGTGTGTACTTATCCCGGTCACGGAGCCATAATGTATGGAGCGATCTATGTCACCAGCAACATGATGCCTCCTCTGGCCAATGATGAAAACATCCCTCCCCAGCGAAGAGGTAATACTGATGATAATCAAGCTAACAAAGCTGTACATCCTTATCCCAATACCTTTCCAAGGATGTACCGTGCATTTCTGCCGGATACCGGTCCTGCGAGCATAGCCGTGGGCATGACCAATAAGCTAAGCTACTGCTGGGATGCCGGGACCTGCCGTTTTCGTTACCTCTGGAAAGGGGGCTTTGTCGATATGACTAGAGCATGGAGCGGCAAAGGAAAAGAAAGGGCAGATATTGTAGGTACAGTCTTTTATCGTGAAGAGAATGAGGCTCCCTTCAGATTGGGGAGTAAAGACAATATACCTGCTCCTGAATTTCTGGGGTACCGCATGGAGAATAAGTATCCTACCTTTAGCTATAGGCTGGATGGAGTGGAAGTAAGTGAAAGAATTACCCCTACTTTAGAAAAACCCGGTATGAAGCGTGTGATGCAGTTCAAAAATTTGAAAGCACCTATCTGGTTTGTCAGGCCTAAGCAGCAGGGGGTTGATATTTATGTAAACAAAGGAAAATGGGAAGGTGATTATCTGAAGCTGAGTCCTGAAGAAGCAAAAGAATTTACGATTATTGTCACCGAAAAGAAACCTGAGATCTGA
- a CDS encoding DUF7133 domain-containing protein, protein MNAKFFLLILVCSFLSFACEKEDEEHLGDFYTIEDIPLPEGLMPEVGGMDFLPDGRLAVAFHRGEVMLYNPDSASWKLFAYGLHDPLGIHALNNHEMLVMQRPELTRLKDTNGDDEADEYLTETDDFGISGNYHEFAYGPIPDGEGNYIIGLNAASNNAGVWDETRGVYNPLGHTENGMFSPVPYRGWLMKLSQAGKLEPFASGFRSPDGIGFDQQGNLFVTDNQGDWLGTSKLYHVEPEKYYGHIASLVWKEGWEKDLSTIAVSTFDSMRTKAAVLFPHNIMADSPTQPLVIPDSIDFGPFGGQLLVSEMDYPRIMRVMLEEVQGEFQGACISFMDSSGLTLGNHRMEFGPDGSLWVGKTAYAWVGDKGIQRIRYNGGTPMDVLRMHVTPDGFDLIFTRPVNLERASDPDNYHFSRYYYQYHAEYGSPRTDEQAVKVESVIISDDRKKVSLKLEEMVPGYVYDLEIDSLACDQGVRLINNRMFYTLNNLPD, encoded by the coding sequence ATGAACGCAAAATTTTTTTTATTGATATTAGTATGTAGCTTCCTGTCTTTCGCTTGTGAGAAGGAGGATGAGGAGCACCTGGGTGATTTTTATACGATTGAAGATATTCCCCTCCCTGAAGGATTGATGCCCGAAGTAGGTGGAATGGATTTCCTGCCTGACGGGCGCTTGGCAGTGGCTTTCCATAGGGGAGAAGTGATGCTTTATAATCCGGATTCAGCGAGTTGGAAGCTTTTCGCCTATGGCTTACATGATCCACTAGGCATACATGCATTAAACAATCATGAAATGCTGGTGATGCAGCGCCCTGAACTGACCCGTCTCAAAGATACCAATGGTGATGATGAAGCAGACGAATACCTTACTGAAACAGATGACTTTGGTATCTCTGGCAACTACCATGAATTTGCTTATGGTCCTATTCCCGACGGAGAAGGAAACTACATCATTGGTTTGAATGCTGCTTCCAACAATGCAGGAGTCTGGGATGAGACCAGGGGCGTTTACAACCCTTTAGGACATACCGAAAACGGGATGTTTTCACCGGTACCTTATCGTGGCTGGTTGATGAAGCTCAGCCAGGCAGGGAAGCTGGAACCCTTTGCCTCCGGCTTTCGCTCACCTGATGGTATTGGCTTTGACCAGCAGGGCAACCTCTTTGTCACTGATAATCAGGGCGACTGGCTGGGTACCAGCAAACTGTATCATGTAGAACCTGAAAAGTATTATGGCCATATAGCCAGTCTGGTATGGAAAGAAGGGTGGGAAAAAGATTTGAGCACTATTGCCGTCAGTACATTTGATAGCATGCGTACCAAAGCCGCGGTACTTTTCCCTCACAATATCATGGCAGATTCACCCACCCAGCCATTGGTGATTCCTGATAGTATAGACTTTGGCCCATTTGGTGGGCAGCTACTGGTAAGTGAAATGGATTATCCCCGTATCATGCGGGTGATGCTAGAAGAAGTACAGGGTGAGTTTCAGGGTGCCTGCATCAGCTTTATGGATTCCAGCGGGCTCACATTGGGTAACCATCGCATGGAGTTTGGACCGGATGGAAGCTTATGGGTCGGGAAGACCGCTTATGCCTGGGTAGGGGATAAAGGCATACAACGTATCCGTTACAACGGAGGCACCCCCATGGATGTGCTACGGATGCATGTGACGCCTGATGGTTTTGACCTTATCTTTACCAGGCCGGTCAATCTGGAAAGGGCCTCTGACCCGGATAATTATCACTTTAGTCGTTATTACTATCAATACCATGCTGAATATGGCTCTCCCCGTACTGATGAGCAGGCCGTAAAGGTAGAAAGTGTGATAATTTCAGATGATAGAAAGAAGGTGTCACTGAAACTGGAAGAAATGGTGCCTGGCTATGTGTATGATCTTGAGATAGACAGCCTGGCGTGTGATCAAGGAGTACGGTTAATCAACAATCGCATGTTCTATACGCTGAATAACCTGCCTGATTGA
- a CDS encoding NAD-dependent epimerase/dehydratase family protein yields the protein MDHPFQKNLKVIITGVTGMVGEGVLIECLQHEDVQEILVVNRRSCGVRHPKLKEIIHKDFFDLSPIEDQLSGYHACFFCLGVSSVGKKEAEYYHLTYELTMNTAKVLSRYNDEMTFCYISGAGTDSTEQGKIMWARVKGKTENDLMELPFKAVYNFRPGFLEPTSGMKNIKYYKYVSWLIPVLRKIAPKYICSLRELGQAMIHTAQKGYEKHILEVRDIVSLTRS from the coding sequence ATGGATCACCCTTTTCAAAAGAACCTCAAAGTCATCATTACCGGCGTCACCGGCATGGTGGGTGAAGGCGTGCTCATAGAATGTTTACAGCATGAAGATGTACAAGAAATACTGGTCGTCAACAGAAGAAGCTGTGGAGTAAGGCACCCTAAACTCAAAGAGATTATTCACAAAGACTTTTTTGACCTTTCACCCATTGAAGACCAATTGAGCGGCTACCATGCCTGCTTTTTTTGCCTGGGCGTATCTTCGGTGGGTAAGAAAGAAGCAGAATATTATCACCTTACTTACGAACTGACGATGAACACTGCTAAGGTGCTCTCCAGATATAACGATGAGATGACGTTCTGCTACATTTCAGGAGCAGGGACCGATAGTACTGAACAGGGAAAGATTATGTGGGCAAGAGTAAAAGGCAAGACAGAAAATGACCTGATGGAACTGCCTTTCAAGGCAGTCTATAATTTTCGTCCCGGCTTTCTGGAGCCGACCAGTGGCATGAAAAATATCAAGTATTATAAATACGTCAGTTGGCTCATTCCTGTCCTCAGAAAAATTGCTCCCAAATATATTTGCTCACTCAGGGAATTAGGTCAGGCTATGATTCATACTGCACAGAAAGGCTACGAAAAACACATATTGGAAGTGCGAGATATCGTGAGCCTGACCAGGAGTTAA
- a CDS encoding DUF4369 domain-containing protein, translating into MIRLTLLLATLFFLVFQSSVLLAQDSKLYPFEIEGKINADTGKLMLMPLHHAEYYPENVEVIQVIVENNSFHFSGDIPYPLGFTLQYENSYTSRIFVIEAGQQSITINIKANREVPEVDNQSMREYQADFTAAFEPIYQRRTRYNERRAGLRQKYQNEIPDEIALELEKEYKSMYALSDSVLMQYVADHPDSYLALWKLVELFSMVGYEDIYASTYAHFSDALKNTYPGKVLGEKLQVAAKLAPGKPFPSLETVDTDLQELPDQPC; encoded by the coding sequence ATGATACGCCTAACCTTACTATTAGCCACCCTTTTCTTCTTGGTATTTCAGAGCTCTGTCCTTCTTGCCCAGGATAGCAAGCTTTATCCCTTTGAGATTGAGGGAAAGATTAATGCGGATACCGGTAAGCTAATGCTAATGCCTTTACATCATGCCGAGTATTATCCTGAGAATGTTGAAGTGATACAGGTCATAGTAGAAAATAATAGCTTTCATTTTAGCGGAGATATTCCCTATCCTTTAGGTTTTACCTTACAATATGAAAATAGCTATACTTCCCGAATTTTTGTCATAGAAGCGGGTCAACAATCAATAACTATCAATATAAAGGCAAACAGGGAAGTGCCTGAAGTAGATAACCAGTCAATGAGGGAATATCAGGCGGATTTTACTGCCGCTTTTGAACCTATATACCAAAGAAGAACACGATATAATGAAAGACGGGCCGGCCTGCGGCAAAAATATCAGAATGAAATTCCTGATGAGATTGCGCTTGAACTTGAAAAAGAGTACAAAAGCATGTATGCCCTCAGTGACAGCGTACTGATGCAGTATGTAGCTGACCACCCTGACTCTTATTTAGCACTTTGGAAATTGGTGGAGCTATTTAGTATGGTGGGCTACGAAGATATCTATGCATCAACTTATGCGCATTTTTCCGATGCTCTAAAAAATACCTATCCAGGGAAAGTGTTAGGAGAAAAGCTGCAAGTAGCGGCAAAGCTTGCGCCGGGAAAACCATTTCCATCCCTTGAGACAGTGGATACTGACTTGCAGGAGTTACCTGATCAGCCATGCTGA
- a CDS encoding peroxiredoxin family protein: MRQWILTCRSYLISHADFTNNQYTFVDFWYSNCSPCIAQFPHLRETHDKYREQGFEIVGISTDRIKYQEMWMKAIDRFQLSWPQYWDKDGKESAELAINRFPTNYLLESEGKIIAKDLQPVELEDFLAKHLQ, translated from the coding sequence TTGAGACAGTGGATACTGACTTGCAGGAGTTACCTGATCAGCCATGCTGATTTCACCAACAATCAGTACACCTTTGTGGATTTCTGGTACAGCAACTGCAGCCCCTGTATCGCGCAGTTTCCGCACCTGCGGGAAACCCATGACAAGTACCGTGAGCAGGGCTTTGAAATCGTGGGCATCTCTACCGACCGGATCAAGTACCAGGAAATGTGGATGAAAGCTATTGACAGATTTCAATTGAGCTGGCCGCAGTATTGGGACAAAGACGGCAAAGAATCTGCCGAATTAGCCATCAATAGATTCCCTACAAACTATCTGCTGGAGAGTGAAGGAAAAATCATTGCCAAAGACCTGCAGCCGGTAGAACTGGAGGACTTCCTGGCGAAGCATTTGCAGTAG
- a CDS encoding nucleoside hydrolase, with amino-acid sequence MKAQFTAVLISFALLLHYSFSFAQSYPQLSDQTRLERLQAPQGKIRMVLDTDTYNEIDDQFAVVYALLSPEQLEVEALYAAPYLNDRSTSPADGMQKSYEEILRLLDKLGKSPDNFVYKGSDAFLQSVDQPIQSDAAQDLVERAMSSSEPLYVLAVGAPTNVASALLMEPEIVNKIVVVWLGGKGLQWRRASEFNLQQDIISSQVIFDSGVPLIQLPTQPVTSHLLTTVPEIEKHLQGQGAIGDYLVEIFKDYHQEHYAWSKVIWDISAVAYMINASWFETELVHTPILTDQQTYSFDNTRPLYRVATYLHRDPIFRDMFRKVEQYNID; translated from the coding sequence ATGAAGGCTCAATTTACTGCTGTACTGATTTCATTTGCTTTACTGCTTCATTATTCATTCTCCTTCGCTCAGTCTTATCCACAACTCTCTGATCAAACTCGTCTGGAACGCCTGCAGGCCCCACAGGGAAAGATCCGCATGGTACTGGACACCGACACCTACAATGAAATTGACGATCAGTTTGCCGTAGTCTATGCTTTGCTTTCTCCTGAGCAGTTAGAGGTAGAAGCTCTCTATGCCGCTCCTTATCTCAACGACCGTTCTACCAGCCCGGCCGACGGCATGCAGAAGAGTTATGAGGAGATACTGAGACTGCTGGATAAGCTGGGTAAATCTCCTGATAATTTTGTCTACAAAGGCTCCGATGCTTTCCTGCAAAGCGTGGATCAGCCTATCCAGAGCGATGCCGCCCAAGACCTGGTGGAAAGAGCTATGTCATCAAGCGAACCGCTATACGTACTGGCAGTTGGTGCACCTACCAATGTGGCCTCAGCCCTTCTGATGGAGCCGGAGATCGTCAACAAGATCGTAGTGGTCTGGCTGGGAGGCAAAGGACTGCAATGGCGCAGAGCCAGCGAGTTTAATCTGCAACAGGACATCATTTCATCGCAGGTTATTTTTGATTCCGGTGTTCCGCTGATACAGTTACCTACGCAGCCGGTTACTTCGCACCTGCTCACCACTGTGCCGGAGATTGAAAAGCATCTGCAGGGGCAGGGAGCCATAGGGGATTATCTGGTAGAGATATTTAAGGACTACCATCAGGAGCATTATGCCTGGTCAAAGGTAATCTGGGATATTTCGGCAGTAGCTTATATGATCAATGCGAGCTGGTTTGAAACTGAGCTTGTCCATACCCCCATACTTACCGATCAGCAGACTTATAGCTTTGATAATACCCGCCCTCTGTATAGAGTGGCGACTTATCTGCATCGCGACCCGATATTCAGGGATATGTTTCGGAAGGTAGAACAGTATAATATTGATTAA
- a CDS encoding transposase, which yields MELNKLYFYTATILDWKPLLSDNKYKDLIIESLTYLVKKGCIKMYGFVIMPNHIHLIWELLKMNGKELPHASFMKFTSHQIRKDLMLHHPVSLSYYQVNSLTRVHQFWQRDALPIYLYSPKVIYQKLDYIHRNPVRAKWMLVASPPEYHYSSAKFYETGIDTFGLLTHIGERI from the coding sequence ATGGAACTGAACAAGCTTTACTTTTATACCGCTACTATCTTAGACTGGAAGCCTCTCCTTAGCGATAATAAGTACAAGGATTTAATTATTGAGAGCCTTACTTATCTGGTAAAGAAAGGGTGTATAAAGATGTACGGCTTCGTTATAATGCCTAATCACATCCACCTAATATGGGAATTATTAAAGATGAATGGAAAAGAGCTGCCTCATGCCAGCTTCATGAAGTTTACCAGCCATCAGATACGCAAAGATTTAATGCTGCATCATCCTGTAAGTTTGTCATATTATCAAGTCAATAGCCTTACTCGTGTACATCAGTTTTGGCAAAGAGATGCTTTACCGATATACCTTTACTCTCCAAAAGTGATTTATCAGAAGCTTGATTACATTCATCGCAATCCGGTGCGAGCTAAGTGGATGTTAGTTGCCAGTCCTCCGGAATATCATTACTCTTCTGCTAAGTTTTATGAAACTGGGATTGATACATTTGGATTGCTTACTCATATAGGGGAGCGGATATAA